A genomic stretch from Mycobacterium cookii includes:
- the fadD2 gene encoding long-chain-fatty-acid--CoA ligase FadD2 produces the protein MPNLFDLPGQAVAKVAQYAERGASELHYLRKIIESGAFRLENPLNYAAMAADIAKWGEIGMLPAFNARRTPDRAAIIDDEGSFTYQQLDDAANAVAHGLLDKGVRGGDGVAILARNNRWFAVAQYGCARVGARIILLNSSFSGPQIKEVCEREGAKLIIYDDEYTDDVSKADPELGKLRALGTNPDGEDSGSTDETLADVVKANSTSPAPKASKHSSIIILTSGTTGTPKGANRSLPPTLAPIGGILAHVPFKANEVTSLPAPMFHALGFLHATIGMFLGSTLVLHNKFKPAQVFEDIEKHKVTAVVVVPVMLSRMLDALEKLDSKPDLSSLRIIFVSGSALGADVAERALKDLGPVVYNMYGSTEIAFATIAGPEHLEYNSTTAGPVVKGVKVRIYDDNGNELPQGEVGRIFVGTSFPFEGYTGGGNKQIIDGLLSSGDVGYFDDRGLLYISGRDDEMIVSGGENVFPAEVEDCISGHPDVVEATAIGVEDKEWGHRLRAFVVKKDNTDLDEDTVKKHVKDQLAKYKVPREVIFLDELPRNPTGKILKRELREIDAD, from the coding sequence ATGCCTAATCTTTTCGACCTACCCGGGCAGGCAGTGGCCAAGGTTGCGCAGTATGCCGAGCGCGGCGCATCTGAGTTGCACTACCTCCGCAAAATCATCGAATCGGGCGCGTTCCGGTTGGAGAACCCGCTGAACTATGCCGCGATGGCCGCTGACATCGCGAAATGGGGCGAGATCGGGATGCTTCCGGCGTTCAACGCCAGGCGCACCCCCGACCGCGCGGCGATCATCGACGACGAAGGTTCGTTCACCTACCAGCAACTCGACGACGCCGCGAACGCTGTCGCGCACGGGCTGCTGGACAAGGGTGTGCGCGGCGGCGACGGCGTCGCGATCCTGGCGCGCAACAATCGCTGGTTCGCCGTTGCGCAGTACGGGTGCGCGCGGGTCGGTGCCCGCATCATCCTGCTCAACAGTTCGTTCTCCGGCCCGCAGATCAAGGAGGTCTGCGAGCGCGAAGGCGCCAAGCTGATCATCTACGACGACGAATACACCGACGACGTCAGCAAAGCCGATCCGGAGCTGGGCAAGCTACGCGCACTGGGCACCAACCCCGATGGCGAGGATTCGGGCAGCACCGACGAAACACTGGCCGACGTCGTCAAGGCCAACAGCACATCGCCGGCCCCCAAGGCCAGCAAGCACTCCTCGATCATCATCCTGACCAGTGGCACCACCGGCACCCCGAAGGGCGCGAACCGCAGCCTGCCGCCGACCTTGGCGCCGATCGGCGGGATCCTGGCCCATGTGCCGTTCAAGGCCAACGAGGTGACGTCCCTGCCGGCGCCGATGTTCCACGCCCTGGGGTTCCTGCACGCCACCATCGGAATGTTCCTGGGCTCGACGCTGGTACTGCACAACAAGTTCAAGCCGGCCCAGGTCTTCGAAGACATCGAAAAGCACAAGGTGACGGCGGTTGTCGTGGTTCCGGTGATGCTGTCGCGGATGCTCGACGCACTGGAGAAGCTGGACAGCAAGCCCGATCTGTCCAGCCTGCGGATCATCTTTGTGTCCGGCTCGGCGCTCGGCGCCGACGTGGCCGAGCGGGCACTCAAGGACCTCGGTCCGGTGGTCTACAACATGTACGGCTCCACCGAGATCGCGTTCGCCACCATCGCCGGGCCTGAGCATCTGGAATACAACTCGACGACTGCGGGTCCCGTCGTCAAAGGCGTCAAGGTCCGGATCTACGACGACAACGGCAATGAGTTGCCGCAGGGCGAGGTGGGCCGGATCTTCGTCGGCACCAGCTTCCCGTTCGAGGGGTACACCGGCGGCGGCAACAAGCAGATCATCGACGGGTTGCTGTCCTCGGGCGACGTCGGATACTTCGATGATCGTGGCCTGCTCTATATCAGCGGCCGTGACGACGAGATGATCGTGTCCGGTGGCGAGAACGTCTTTCCCGCCGAGGTCGAGGACTGCATCAGCGGACATCCCGACGTGGTCGAAGCCACCGCGATCGGTGTCGAGGACAAGGAGTGGGGCCACCGACTGCGTGCCTTCGTCGTCAAGAAGGACAACACGGACCTCGACGAGGACACCGTCAAGAAGCACGTGAAAGACCAACTGGCCAAGTACAAGGTGCCGCGCGAAGTGATCTTCCTCGACGAACTGCCGCGCAACCCAACCGGCAAGATCCTGAAACGAGAACTGCGCGAGATCGACGCCGACTAG
- a CDS encoding DinB family protein, translating to MSDTQSPDRRHQQPSDERATLDAFLDDYRDIVVRKVSGLSDADARRPMVASGTSVGGLVKHMRWAEYGWFYQLLQGKRNHNHRPHERSWEFAFLPDESLSTLVAEYQSQCEESRRIAARYPLDHGVPHVNFGSVSLRWIYVHMIEETARHTGQLDILREQLDGATGFDG from the coding sequence ATGTCAGACACGCAGAGTCCCGATCGTCGCCATCAGCAGCCCTCCGACGAGCGCGCCACCCTGGATGCTTTCCTCGACGACTACCGAGACATCGTGGTGCGCAAGGTATCTGGGCTTTCCGACGCCGATGCCCGTCGTCCGATGGTCGCGTCCGGTACATCGGTGGGCGGGCTGGTCAAGCACATGCGTTGGGCGGAATACGGCTGGTTCTACCAGCTTCTGCAGGGAAAGCGCAACCACAACCATCGCCCGCACGAGCGGTCCTGGGAATTCGCGTTCCTGCCCGACGAATCGCTGTCCACACTGGTCGCCGAGTACCAGAGCCAGTGCGAGGAGTCCCGGCGCATCGCCGCGCGCTATCCACTCGATCACGGGGTGCCGCATGTCAACTTCGGCAGCGTCTCGCTTCGCTGGATCTACGTTCACATGATCGAGGAGACCGCCCGGCACACCGGGCAACTCGACATCCTGCGCGAACAGCTGGACGGCGCAACAGGATTCGACGGGTGA
- a CDS encoding RNA-binding protein produces the protein MLSSLSSARRVAVGAIGASAVAGAILFGATPSAPAANASPAITPIAPLPDRPGPGGPGGHGGGVGGHNGGFGGHGGGIRRGGWGPGGYGRAGWGRGGYGRGGWGGGNRGWWGYGGHPGWGNGGFGPPGLGYRPWGFGGPGWGPNGWWR, from the coding sequence ATGTTGAGTTCACTGTCTTCAGCCCGCCGGGTCGCCGTAGGCGCCATCGGCGCGAGCGCGGTGGCCGGCGCAATTCTGTTCGGTGCCACTCCTTCGGCCCCTGCGGCCAATGCGTCGCCCGCCATCACCCCCATCGCGCCACTGCCCGATCGCCCGGGCCCTGGCGGCCCTGGCGGCCACGGCGGCGGCGTTGGTGGCCATAACGGAGGATTCGGTGGTCACGGCGGAGGCATCCGCCGAGGGGGCTGGGGCCCTGGCGGCTACGGCCGCGCCGGCTGGGGCCGCGGGGGCTATGGCCGCGGCGGCTGGGGCGGGGGTAACCGCGGTTGGTGGGGCTACGGCGGCCACCCAGGTTGGGGCAATGGTGGTTTCGGCCCGCCAGGACTGGGTTATCGGCCCTGGGGCTTCGGAGGCCCGGGTTGGGGTCCAAACGGCTGGTGGCGATGA
- a CDS encoding acyl-CoA dehydrogenase encodes MPIAINSEHQDLADSVRSLVARVAPSEVLHAALETPIDNPPPYWRAAAEQGLPGVHLAESVGGQGFGILELAVVLAEFGYGAVPGPFVPSAIASALISAHDPDTKVLAELASGEAIAAYALDSTLTATRQGDALVVRGEVRAVPAAGEASLLVLPVAIDSGEEWVVLRADQLEIEPVVSVDPLRPIAHVRANAIEVADDVVLSNLSMVRAQALITTLLSAEAIGVARWATDTAADYAKIREQFGRPIGQFQAVKHKCAEMIADTERATAAVWDAARAIDDDCEHVEFAAAVAATLAPAAAQRCTQDCIQVHGGIGFTWEHDTNVYYRRALILAAGFGRASEYPQKVVHTATTTGMRPIDIDLDPDTEKLRAEIRSEVTALKEMDREHRTVALAEGGWVLPHLPKPWGRASSPVEQVIIAQEFAGGRVKRPQVGIAAWIVPSIVAFGTDEQKQRFLPPTFRGEMIWCQLFSEPGAGSDLAGLTTKATRVDGGWRISGQKIWTTAAQFSQWGALLARTDPSAPKHNGITYFLLDMKSEGVTVKPLRELTGQEFFNTVYIDDVFVPDEYVLGEVNRGWEVSRNTLTAERVSIGGSDLNFLASLPQLVEFVRDGHFDQVARHRAGQLIAEGHAAKLLNLRSTLLTLAGGDAMPSAAISKLLSMRTGQGYAEFAVSSFGSDAAIGDKDTPPGKWDDFLLSSRATTIYGGTSEVQLNIIAERLLGLPRDP; translated from the coding sequence ATGCCGATCGCTATCAATTCTGAGCATCAAGACCTGGCCGATTCGGTTCGGTCCCTGGTGGCGCGGGTGGCGCCGTCGGAGGTCCTGCACGCTGCGCTGGAAACACCGATCGACAATCCGCCGCCGTATTGGCGGGCCGCCGCCGAACAGGGTCTGCCTGGTGTGCACCTGGCCGAATCCGTTGGTGGGCAAGGCTTTGGCATCCTCGAGCTCGCCGTCGTGCTCGCTGAATTCGGCTACGGTGCGGTGCCCGGCCCGTTCGTCCCGTCCGCGATCGCCAGTGCGCTGATCTCCGCGCACGACCCCGACACCAAGGTGCTCGCCGAGCTCGCATCGGGTGAGGCCATCGCCGCCTACGCGCTGGACTCCACGCTGACGGCGACGCGGCAAGGTGACGCGTTGGTGGTCCGGGGCGAGGTCCGGGCGGTGCCCGCCGCCGGTGAGGCGTCGCTGCTGGTGTTGCCGGTGGCGATCGACAGCGGCGAAGAGTGGGTCGTGTTGCGCGCCGATCAGCTCGAGATCGAGCCGGTCGTCAGCGTCGACCCGCTGCGACCGATCGCCCATGTGCGGGCCAATGCGATCGAGGTCGCAGACGACGTCGTATTGAGCAACCTCAGCATGGTCAGGGCGCAGGCGTTGATCACCACGCTGTTGTCGGCCGAGGCGATCGGCGTCGCCCGGTGGGCCACCGACACCGCCGCTGACTACGCCAAGATCCGCGAACAGTTCGGCAGGCCGATTGGGCAGTTCCAGGCCGTCAAACACAAGTGTGCCGAGATGATCGCCGACACCGAACGGGCCACCGCCGCCGTGTGGGACGCCGCCCGCGCCATCGACGACGACTGCGAGCACGTCGAATTCGCTGCGGCAGTGGCGGCCACGCTGGCCCCCGCCGCGGCCCAGCGTTGTACCCAGGACTGCATTCAGGTGCACGGTGGTATCGGATTCACCTGGGAGCACGACACGAATGTGTACTACCGCCGCGCGTTGATCCTGGCCGCCGGGTTCGGGCGCGCTTCCGAATACCCGCAGAAGGTGGTGCACACCGCGACCACCACCGGGATGCGCCCGATCGACATCGACCTGGACCCCGACACCGAAAAGCTCAGGGCCGAAATCCGTTCCGAGGTCACCGCACTCAAGGAGATGGACCGCGAGCACCGTACGGTCGCACTCGCCGAAGGCGGATGGGTATTGCCGCACCTGCCGAAGCCGTGGGGCCGGGCCTCCAGCCCGGTCGAGCAGGTGATCATCGCTCAGGAGTTCGCCGGCGGGCGGGTCAAGCGACCGCAGGTCGGCATCGCGGCGTGGATCGTCCCGTCGATCGTGGCGTTCGGCACGGACGAACAGAAACAACGTTTCCTGCCGCCGACGTTCCGCGGCGAGATGATCTGGTGCCAGTTGTTTTCCGAGCCCGGCGCCGGTTCGGACCTCGCCGGCCTGACCACCAAGGCCACCCGCGTGGACGGCGGATGGCGGATCAGCGGGCAGAAGATCTGGACGACGGCCGCGCAGTTCTCCCAATGGGGCGCGCTGCTGGCCCGCACCGACCCGTCCGCGCCGAAACACAATGGGATCACGTACTTCCTGCTCGATATGAAGAGCGAGGGCGTGACGGTCAAGCCGCTACGCGAACTCACCGGGCAGGAGTTCTTCAACACCGTCTACATCGACGACGTGTTCGTGCCCGACGAGTACGTGCTCGGTGAGGTGAACCGTGGCTGGGAGGTCAGCCGCAACACGTTGACGGCAGAACGGGTTTCGATCGGCGGTAGCGATCTGAACTTCCTGGCCAGCCTGCCGCAGCTCGTCGAGTTCGTCCGCGATGGGCACTTCGACCAGGTCGCGCGCCACCGGGCCGGGCAGCTGATCGCCGAAGGACATGCGGCCAAACTGCTGAATCTGCGCTCCACATTGTTGACGCTGGCCGGGGGTGACGCCATGCCATCGGCGGCGATTTCCAAGCTGTTGTCGATGCGGACCGGACAGGGCTACGCCGAGTTCGCGGTGTCCTCGTTCGGGTCCGATGCGGCGATCGGCGACAAGGACACGCCGCCGGGCAAGTGGGACGACTTCCTGCTGTCCAGTCGGGCCACCACCATTTACGGCGGCACGTCAGAGGTACAGCTCAACATCATCGCCGAGCGACTGCTCGGGTTGCCCCGCGATCCGTAG
- a CDS encoding NAD(P)-dependent oxidoreductase, which translates to MALRVLAHFVPGPKVLDFVAAESDWLDIRWCADDDTVESQDAFHRELPQTDVIWHVLRPLSGADLARAPRLRLVHKFGAGVNTIDVDTATERGIAVANMPGANAPSVAEGTVLLMLAALRRLPALDRATREGRGWPSDPQLGETVRDIGACTVGLVGYGNVAKHVAGIVAAMGATVLHTSTRDDGLPGWRPLPALLAGSDIVSLHLPLTEDTHGLLGEVALAGMKPGAVLVNTSRGAIVDEGALVDALRAGRLAAAGLDVFDVEPVSPDNPLLRLDNVVLTPHVTWYTVDTMRRYLVEAVANCRRLRDGESLAHVVNQPTGY; encoded by the coding sequence GTGGCGCTGAGAGTCCTCGCCCATTTCGTTCCCGGTCCCAAGGTGCTGGATTTTGTTGCAGCCGAATCTGATTGGCTCGATATCCGCTGGTGCGCCGACGACGACACTGTCGAGTCGCAAGACGCATTTCACCGGGAGCTGCCTCAGACCGACGTCATCTGGCATGTGCTGCGGCCCCTTTCCGGCGCCGACCTCGCACGGGCGCCTCGACTGCGGCTGGTCCACAAGTTCGGCGCCGGGGTCAACACCATCGACGTCGACACGGCCACCGAGCGCGGCATCGCCGTCGCCAACATGCCCGGCGCCAACGCGCCGTCGGTGGCCGAAGGGACGGTGCTGCTGATGCTGGCCGCGCTGCGCCGGCTGCCGGCGCTGGACCGCGCCACCCGCGAAGGCCGCGGCTGGCCGTCCGACCCACAACTCGGCGAGACCGTCCGCGACATCGGTGCCTGCACCGTGGGATTGGTCGGCTACGGCAACGTTGCCAAGCACGTCGCGGGCATCGTCGCCGCGATGGGCGCCACGGTGTTGCACACCAGCACACGAGACGACGGCCTGCCCGGCTGGCGGCCGTTGCCGGCACTGCTGGCCGGCAGCGACATCGTGTCGCTGCATCTGCCACTGACCGAGGACACGCACGGGCTGCTCGGTGAGGTCGCGCTGGCCGGCATGAAACCCGGTGCGGTACTCGTCAACACCTCGCGTGGCGCGATCGTCGACGAGGGCGCTCTGGTCGATGCGTTGCGCGCCGGCCGGCTGGCCGCCGCCGGCCTCGACGTGTTCGACGTCGAACCGGTGTCACCGGACAACCCGCTGCTCAGGCTCGACAACGTGGTGCTGACGCCGCACGTCACCTGGTACACCGTCGACACCATGCGGCGCTATCTCGTCGAAGCCGTCGCCAACTGCCGACGGCTCAGGGACGGCGAGTCGCTGGCCCATGTGGTCAACCAACCCACCGGTTATTAG